One window of Bacteroides sp. AN502(2024) genomic DNA carries:
- the cls gene encoding cardiolipin synthase has protein sequence MKLRIFILLLFLPILNVQADIIDSLIIHSRDSIGLTSDSLVLRYLQKSGIPISDNNKVKLLKSGREKFIDLFEAIREAKHHIHLEYFNFRNDSIANALFDLLAEKVKEGVEVRAMFDAFGNWSNSKPLKKKHLKKIREQGIEIVKFDPFTFPYINHAAHRDHRKIVVIDGKVAYTGGMNIADYYINGLPKIGTWRDMHMRIEGDAVNALQEIFLTIWNKETKQNIGGEAYFPPCEAQTDSADMMVAIVDRTPKKNSRMLSHTYAMSIYSAQKNVHIVNPYFVPTSSIKKALNRTIDRGVDVTIMVSSASDIPFTPDAALYKLHKLMKRGATVYMYNGGFHHSKIMMVDDLFCTVGTANLNSRSLRYDYETNAFIFDTKITDELNTMFRNDIEHCTQLTPEFWKKRSPWKKFIGWFANLFTPFL, from the coding sequence TTGAAACTACGTATATTTATTTTATTATTGTTCCTGCCTATATTGAATGTTCAGGCAGATATCATCGATAGTCTGATAATACATTCCAGAGACTCAATCGGATTAACCAGCGATTCCCTTGTGCTACGTTATTTACAAAAATCAGGAATTCCCATATCTGATAATAATAAGGTAAAACTGCTAAAAAGCGGACGGGAGAAATTTATCGATTTGTTCGAAGCTATCCGGGAAGCTAAACACCACATCCATCTGGAATATTTCAACTTCCGAAATGACTCCATCGCCAATGCTTTATTTGACCTGTTGGCCGAAAAAGTGAAGGAAGGGGTTGAAGTACGGGCCATGTTCGATGCATTCGGAAACTGGTCGAACAGCAAACCGCTCAAAAAGAAACATCTCAAAAAAATACGTGAACAAGGAATCGAGATTGTCAAGTTCGATCCGTTCACATTCCCTTATATCAATCATGCCGCCCACCGCGACCACCGGAAAATAGTTGTCATCGATGGAAAAGTGGCCTATACCGGTGGAATGAACATCGCTGACTACTACATTAACGGACTACCTAAAATCGGAACCTGGCGTGATATGCACATGCGCATCGAAGGAGATGCAGTCAATGCTCTGCAAGAGATATTTCTAACGATCTGGAACAAGGAAACCAAACAAAATATAGGTGGAGAAGCTTATTTTCCCCCATGCGAAGCACAAACGGACAGCGCGGATATGATGGTAGCAATCGTAGACCGTACCCCGAAAAAGAATAGTCGCATGTTGAGTCATACTTATGCCATGAGCATTTATTCGGCACAAAAAAACGTTCATATCGTCAATCCTTATTTTGTACCGACTTCTTCAATCAAAAAGGCGTTAAACCGAACAATCGACCGAGGTGTAGATGTCACAATCATGGTTTCTTCCGCCTCCGATATCCCGTTTACTCCGGATGCCGCACTCTATAAATTACACAAGCTGATGAAAAGAGGGGCTACCGTCTACATGTACAACGGCGGATTTCATCACTCTAAAATAATGATGGTGGATGATTTGTTCTGTACTGTCGGCACTGCCAACCTGAACAGCCGCAGCCTGCGGTATGACTATGAGACAAATGCTTTTATCTTTGATACAAAAATAACGGATGAATTAAATACCATGTTCCGAAACGATATCGAGCATTGCACTCAACTGACACCTGAATTCTGGAAAAAGCGTTCTCCGTGGAAGAAGTTCATCGGCTGGTTTGCTAATTTATTCACTCCATTTTTGTAA
- a CDS encoding polyprenyl synthetase family protein, which translates to MFTASQLLDKINNHISEILFTRSPKGLYEPVEYILSLGGKRIRPVLMLMGYNLYREDIASIYDPATAIEVYHNHTLLHDDLMDRSDVRRGKPTVHKVWNDNTAVLSGDAMLILAFRYMMGCPQEHLKEVMDLFSLTALEICEGQQLDMEFESRCDVTEDEYIEMIRLKTAVLLAASLKIGAILAGATAEDAENLYNFGMHIGVAFQLQDDLLDVYGDPKVFGKKIGGDILCNKKTYMLIKALDRADEKQHTALNCWLGAEAFQPSEKIEAVTEIYNQLNIRNICESKMREYYTLAMESLAAVAVAEDRKRELKNLVKLLMYREM; encoded by the coding sequence ATGTTTACAGCTTCTCAATTACTCGATAAGATAAATAACCATATCTCCGAAATCCTGTTCACCCGGTCACCGAAAGGACTTTATGAACCGGTTGAATATATTCTTTCTCTGGGTGGGAAGCGGATACGCCCTGTATTGATGTTGATGGGATATAACTTGTATAGGGAGGATATTGCGTCTATATATGATCCTGCCACAGCAATCGAAGTTTATCACAATCACACCTTGTTGCATGATGATTTGATGGATCGTTCGGATGTACGCAGAGGAAAGCCTACTGTGCACAAAGTTTGGAACGATAATACAGCCGTACTCTCGGGAGATGCTATGTTGATTCTGGCATTTCGTTATATGATGGGATGTCCGCAGGAACATCTGAAAGAAGTGATGGATTTATTCAGTTTGACTGCACTTGAGATCTGTGAAGGACAGCAACTGGATATGGAATTTGAATCTCGCTGTGATGTTACAGAAGACGAATACATTGAAATGATTCGTTTGAAAACAGCAGTGTTGCTTGCTGCCAGTCTTAAAATCGGTGCAATTTTAGCAGGAGCGACTGCTGAAGATGCAGAGAATCTTTATAATTTTGGAATGCATATCGGAGTCGCATTTCAGTTGCAGGATGATTTGTTAGACGTATACGGTGATCCGAAAGTGTTCGGTAAGAAAATAGGGGGAGATATCCTCTGCAATAAAAAGACATATATGCTTATCAAAGCACTGGATCGTGCGGATGAAAAGCAGCATACAGCATTGAATTGTTGGTTGGGTGCAGAAGCTTTTCAGCCTTCTGAAAAAATTGAGGCGGTGACTGAAATCTATAATCAGTTGAACATCCGCAACATCTGTGAAAGCAAAATGCGTGAATATTATACGCTCGCTATGGAGAGCCTGGCAGCGGTAGCTGTTGCAGAAGACAGAAAAAGAGAGTTGAAGAATCTGGTGAAGTTGTTAATGTATCGTGAAATGTAG
- a CDS encoding TatD family hydrolase yields MLIDTHSHLFSEEFTEDLPQVMERAREAGVSHIFMPNIDSTTLDAMLAVCKDYPGFCYPMIGLHPTSVNESYEQELAIVDKYLSTSQEFVAIGEIGLDLYWDKTFLKEQLLVFEKQIEWALEYDLPIVVHSREAFEYIYKVMEPYKKTSLAGIFHSFTGTSEEAAKLLEFEGFVLGINGVVTFKKSTLPETLTSVPLERIVLETDSPYLAPVPNRGKRNESANVRDVLIKVADIYQMDPEYVAQVTSANALKVFGIRK; encoded by the coding sequence ATGTTGATAGATACTCATTCTCATCTTTTTAGTGAAGAATTTACCGAAGACCTGCCGCAGGTGATGGAGCGTGCGCGGGAAGCAGGAGTTTCCCATATTTTTATGCCCAATATAGACAGTACGACCCTGGACGCTATGTTGGCGGTTTGTAAGGATTATCCCGGATTTTGCTATCCGATGATTGGGCTGCACCCGACTTCTGTCAATGAATCGTATGAACAAGAATTGGCGATTGTCGACAAATACTTGTCAACTTCCCAAGAATTTGTGGCTATTGGAGAAATCGGTCTTGATCTTTATTGGGATAAAACTTTTCTGAAAGAGCAATTATTGGTTTTTGAAAAGCAAATAGAGTGGGCACTGGAATATGATCTTCCCATTGTCGTACATTCAAGAGAAGCGTTTGAATATATATATAAGGTAATGGAACCCTATAAAAAAACGTCGTTAGCCGGCATTTTCCATAGTTTTACCGGGACATCGGAAGAAGCGGCGAAACTATTGGAGTTCGAAGGATTTGTATTAGGTATCAATGGAGTGGTTACTTTTAAGAAGTCGACTTTACCGGAGACGTTGACGAGTGTTCCTTTGGAGCGCATCGTGCTTGAAACGGATTCCCCTTATCTGGCTCCCGTGCCAAATCGGGGAAAGAGAAATGAGAGTGCCAATGTGAGAGACGTACTCATAAAGGTGGCTGACATTTATCAGATGGATCCGGAGTATGTGGCGCAGGTCACATCTGCAAATGCGCTAAAAGTGTTTGGAATCCGCAAATAA
- a CDS encoding GNAT family N-acetyltransferase, translating into MIRLHPISTSDQQAYRFMEELLIDSFPPEEYRQLEQLRKYTDRTGNFYNNIILDDDLPVGFITYWDFDSFCYVEHFATNPVLRNRGYGKRTLEYLCSYLKRPIVLEVERPVEEMAKRRISFYQRQGFTLWEKEYCQPPYKPEDDFLPMYLMVQGELDCEKDFEAIKNKIHTEVYGIKM; encoded by the coding sequence ATGATCAGACTTCATCCAATCAGTACTTCGGATCAGCAAGCATACCGATTCATGGAAGAGCTTCTAATTGATTCATTTCCACCGGAAGAGTACCGCCAGTTGGAACAACTGCGCAAATACACAGATCGTACGGGCAACTTCTATAATAACATCATCTTGGATGATGACCTGCCGGTCGGCTTCATTACCTATTGGGATTTTGACAGTTTCTGCTATGTAGAACACTTTGCAACCAATCCTGTCCTGCGAAATAGAGGATATGGAAAACGTACGCTGGAATACTTGTGCAGTTATTTAAAACGCCCGATTGTATTGGAAGTGGAACGCCCGGTAGAGGAGATGGCCAAACGACGTATCAGCTTTTATCAACGCCAAGGCTTTACGCTGTGGGAAAAAGAGTATTGCCAACCCCCTTACAAGCCCGAAGACGATTTCCTGCCCATGTATTTAATGGTACAAGGGGAATTGGATTGTGAAAAGGATTTTGAAGCAATCAAAAATAAGATTCATACGGAAGTATACGGAATAAAAATGTAA
- a CDS encoding dihydrofolate reductase, with product MSKISIIAAVDRRMAIGFENKLLFWLPNDLKRFKALTTGNTILMGRKTFESLPKGALPNRRNIVLSSSPATECPGAEVFPSLEAALQSCKEEEHIYIIGGASIYQQALSFADELCLTEIDSIAPEADAYFPEVSSEVWQEKSREAHPADEKHLYSYAFVDYVRK from the coding sequence ATGAGTAAAATATCTATCATTGCTGCCGTAGACCGCCGTATGGCTATAGGCTTCGAGAACAAACTTCTTTTCTGGCTACCTAATGATTTGAAACGTTTCAAAGCGCTAACTACCGGAAACACCATATTGATGGGACGCAAAACTTTCGAATCATTACCCAAAGGCGCATTACCCAATCGCAGAAACATCGTTTTATCTTCCAGCCCGGCTACAGAATGTCCCGGTGCTGAAGTTTTCCCTTCACTCGAAGCAGCTTTGCAAAGTTGCAAAGAGGAGGAACATATTTATATCATAGGAGGAGCAAGTATTTATCAACAGGCCCTTTCCTTCGCGGACGAACTTTGCCTGACAGAGATAGACAGCATAGCCCCCGAAGCCGACGCTTATTTTCCTGAAGTATCATCGGAGGTGTGGCAAGAAAAAAGCAGAGAAGCTCATCCTGCGGATGAGAAACATCTCTACTCCTATGCTTTTGTTGATTATGTAAGAAAATAA
- a CDS encoding Lrp/AsnC family transcriptional regulator, producing the protein MGHHQLDALDEQILKLIAGNARIPFLEVARACNVSGAAIHQRIQKLTNLGILKGSEYVIDSEKIGYETCAYIGIYLKDPESFDSVTRALEAIPEVVECHFTTGKYDMFIKIYAKNNHHLLSIIHDKLQPLGLARTETLISFHEAIKRQMPIIVDIEDED; encoded by the coding sequence ATGGGACATCATCAATTAGATGCTTTAGATGAGCAAATTCTGAAACTGATTGCAGGGAATGCGCGTATTCCTTTTTTGGAAGTAGCAAGAGCATGTAATGTTTCTGGTGCTGCGATCCATCAGCGTATTCAGAAGCTTACTAATTTGGGTATATTAAAAGGTTCGGAGTATGTCATCGACTCCGAGAAAATCGGATACGAGACTTGCGCTTATATTGGTATATATCTGAAAGATCCCGAATCCTTTGATTCGGTAACAAGAGCTTTAGAAGCTATCCCCGAAGTGGTGGAATGTCATTTTACTACCGGAAAATACGATATGTTTATCAAAATTTACGCAAAGAATAATCATCATTTATTGAGTATTATCCACGATAAGCTGCAACCATTGGGGTTGGCACGTACCGAAACATTAATCTCCTTCCATGAAGCCATTAAGCGGCAGATGCCGATCATAGTCGACATAGAAGATGAAGATTAA
- a CDS encoding ExbD/TolR family protein: MAKGKRKVPDINSSSTADIAFLLLIFFLITTSMDTDRGLARLLPPPPEDEQNENTDKIKERNILQVYLNKDDALMCGNDYIGVDQLRQKAKDFIANVNNAENMPEKTQKNVEFFGTVLANDKHVISLQNDRGSSYQAYISVQNELVAAYNELRDELAQEKFGVAYAELNDAQQKAVREVYPQRISEAEPKKYGEKKK, translated from the coding sequence ATGGCAAAAGGAAAAAGAAAAGTTCCTGATATTAATTCAAGTTCTACGGCAGACATCGCTTTCTTGTTGCTGATCTTCTTCTTGATTACGACATCAATGGATACGGATCGTGGTTTGGCAAGACTTTTGCCTCCACCTCCCGAAGATGAGCAGAATGAGAATACCGATAAAATTAAAGAGCGTAACATCTTGCAGGTTTATTTGAATAAGGATGATGCTTTGATGTGCGGAAATGATTATATCGGTGTTGATCAGTTGAGGCAGAAAGCCAAAGACTTTATTGCTAATGTCAATAATGCTGAGAATATGCCGGAAAAGACACAAAAAAATGTCGAATTCTTTGGTACTGTTCTGGCTAATGACAAGCATGTAATTTCTTTGCAGAATGACCGTGGATCTTCTTATCAGGCATATATAAGTGTGCAGAATGAATTGGTTGCTGCATACAATGAATTGAGAGATGAACTGGCTCAAGAAAAGTTTGGGGTTGCTTATGCAGAACTGAATGATGCACAGCAGAAAGCTGTTCGTGAAGTTTATCCGCAACGAATCTCTGAGGCAGAACCTAAAAAATACGGAGAAAAAAAGAAGTAA
- a CDS encoding RNA polymerase sigma factor, with product MSQLNDISLVAQVVVFKNTRAFDLLVKEYQSPIRRFFLNLTCGDSELSDDLAQDTFIKAYMNIASFRNLSSFSTWLYRIAYNVFYDYIRSRKETADLDTREIDAINSTEQENIGQKMDVYQSLKMLKDVERTCITLFYIEDISIDKIAGIVGVPSGTVKSHLSRGKEKLAAYLKQNGYDRNRQ from the coding sequence ATGAGCCAACTCAATGATATATCGTTAGTCGCACAAGTCGTGGTATTCAAGAACACCAGAGCCTTCGACCTGTTGGTGAAGGAGTACCAATCGCCCATCCGGCGATTCTTCCTGAACCTGACTTGCGGCGACAGCGAATTGAGTGACGACCTTGCACAAGATACATTTATAAAAGCATATATGAACATTGCCTCTTTCCGGAACTTGTCAAGTTTCTCTACGTGGCTGTATCGTATTGCCTATAATGTTTTTTATGATTATATTCGCAGTCGAAAAGAGACAGCCGACTTGGATACAAGAGAAATAGACGCTATCAACAGCACCGAACAGGAGAACATCGGACAAAAAATGGATGTCTACCAATCACTCAAAATGCTTAAAGATGTGGAAAGAACCTGCATCACATTGTTCTATATAGAGGATATTAGTATCGACAAAATTGCAGGGATTGTAGGAGTACCGTCTGGAACAGTGAAAAGCCACCTGTCACGCGGGAAAGAAAAATTAGCAGCGTATTTAAAACAAAACGGTTATGACAGAAATAGACAATGA
- a CDS encoding IgA Peptidase M64 → MKHICCIILCFCTSIGSYAQNFADYFQDKTLRVDYIFTGNAAQQAIYLDELSQLPTWAGRRHHLSELPLEGNGQIIVKDLANKQCIYKTSFSSLFQEWLSTDEAKETAKGFENTFLLPYPKQPVEIEVTLYSPRKKRIAAYKHIVSPDDILIHKRGVSHVTPHRYMHRSGNETDCIDVAILAEGYTEKEMDIFYQDAQRTCESLFSYEPFHSMKGKFNIVAVASPSTDSGVSVPRENQWKQTAVSSHFDTFYSDRYLTTSRIKSVHNALAGIPYEHIIILANTDVYGGGGIYNSYTLTTTHHPMFKPVVVHEFGHSFGGLADEYFYEDDVMTDTYPLDVEPWEQNISTRVNFASKWEDMLPSGTPVPTPVAEKKKYPVGVYEGGGYSAKGMYRPAYDCRMKTNQYPEFCPVCQRAIRRMIEFYIP, encoded by the coding sequence ATGAAACATATTTGCTGTATCATTCTGTGTTTCTGCACTTCTATAGGAAGTTATGCACAGAATTTTGCTGATTATTTTCAGGACAAAACATTGCGAGTGGATTATATCTTTACCGGGAATGCTGCACAACAGGCTATTTATCTGGATGAGCTGTCACAGCTTCCTACCTGGGCAGGACGTCGCCATCATCTTTCGGAACTTCCTCTGGAAGGCAACGGACAAATTATAGTGAAAGACCTTGCCAACAAACAGTGCATCTACAAAACATCATTCTCTTCTTTGTTTCAAGAATGGCTATCTACAGACGAAGCCAAAGAAACGGCCAAAGGATTTGAGAACACGTTCCTTCTTCCTTATCCTAAACAGCCCGTGGAGATAGAAGTCACTTTATATTCTCCGCGAAAAAAAAGAATAGCTGCCTACAAGCATATCGTGAGTCCGGATGATATATTGATTCATAAACGGGGAGTATCACATGTCACTCCACATCGATACATGCATCGAAGTGGTAATGAAACAGACTGCATAGACGTTGCCATCCTTGCAGAAGGATACACGGAGAAAGAGATGGATATTTTCTATCAGGATGCACAACGCACCTGTGAAAGCTTATTTTCGTATGAACCGTTTCATTCCATGAAGGGTAAATTTAATATTGTTGCCGTAGCAAGCCCTTCTACGGACAGCGGTGTCAGTGTTCCCCGTGAAAACCAGTGGAAACAAACGGCAGTCAGTTCGCATTTCGATACCTTTTATTCGGACCGCTATCTGACTACCAGTCGGATCAAATCTGTCCACAATGCATTGGCAGGCATCCCTTACGAACATATCATTATCCTGGCTAACACAGATGTATATGGTGGAGGAGGGATATACAATTCATATACGCTGACCACAACGCATCACCCGATGTTCAAACCGGTGGTAGTGCACGAATTCGGACATAGTTTCGGTGGATTGGCCGATGAATATTTCTATGAAGATGATGTGATGACAGATACTTATCCGCTGGATGTCGAACCGTGGGAACAGAATATTTCAACACGGGTAAACTTCGCTTCCAAATGGGAAGATATGCTTCCGTCGGGAACTCCGGTCCCTACCCCTGTTGCCGAAAAAAAGAAATATCCGGTAGGAGTATATGAAGGAGGCGGATACTCTGCCAAAGGTATGTATCGTCCGGCTTACGACTGCCGCATGAAAACAAACCAATATCCGGAATTTTGTCCGGTCTGTCAACGTGCCATCCGTCGAATGATTGAATTTTACATTCCTTAA
- a CDS encoding ExbD/TolR family protein, which yields MGKFNKTGKREMPALNTSSLPDLIFTLLFFFMIVTTMREVTLKVQFTLPQGTELEKLEKKSLVTFIYIGEPTQEYRAKMGTESRIQLNDSYAEVSEVQDFIFQERASMNEGDAAKMTVSLKVDQKTKMGIVTDVKNALRKSYALKINYSSTKRGEKK from the coding sequence ATGGGAAAATTTAATAAAACTGGTAAACGTGAAATGCCGGCATTGAATACTTCTTCGTTGCCTGACCTTATCTTTACCTTGTTGTTCTTCTTTATGATTGTAACAACAATGCGTGAGGTAACATTAAAGGTGCAGTTTACACTTCCGCAAGGTACTGAACTCGAAAAACTGGAGAAGAAATCGCTGGTAACATTCATCTATATAGGAGAACCTACACAGGAATATCGCGCGAAAATGGGTACTGAAAGTCGTATTCAGCTGAATGACAGCTATGCTGAAGTTAGTGAAGTACAAGACTTTATTTTTCAGGAACGTGCAAGTATGAATGAAGGTGATGCAGCTAAAATGACTGTGTCTCTGAAAGTAGATCAAAAGACAAAGATGGGTATTGTTACTGATGTAAAAAATGCTCTTAGAAAATCTTATGCTTTGAAGATTAACTATTCATCTACTAAACGTGGTGAAAAAAAGTAA
- a CDS encoding thymidylate synthase encodes MKQYLDLLNRVLTEGTEKSDRTGTGTISIFGHQMRFNLDDGFPCLTTKKLHLKSIIYELLWFLQGDTNVKYLQEHGVRIWNEWADENGDLGHIYGYQWRSWPDYNGGFIDQISEVVETIKHHPDSRRIIVSAWNVADLNQMNLPPCHAFFQFYVANGRLSLQLYQRSADIFLGVPFNIASYALLLQMMAQVTGLKAGDFVHTLGDAHIYLNHLEQVQLQLSREPRPLPQMKINPDVKNIFDFKFEDFELVNYNPHPHIAGTVAV; translated from the coding sequence ATGAAACAATATCTGGATTTACTCAATCGTGTACTCACCGAAGGTACAGAAAAAAGTGACCGTACCGGTACCGGCACTATCAGCATTTTCGGCCATCAAATGCGTTTTAATCTGGATGACGGCTTCCCATGCCTGACAACCAAGAAACTACATCTGAAATCCATCATATACGAATTGCTCTGGTTTCTACAGGGAGATACTAATGTGAAATATCTTCAGGAACATGGAGTGCGTATCTGGAACGAATGGGCGGATGAAAACGGTGACTTAGGACATATTTATGGCTATCAATGGCGTTCATGGCCTGACTATAACGGTGGATTTATCGACCAGATCAGTGAAGTGGTAGAAACAATCAAACATCATCCAGATTCACGCCGTATCATTGTAAGCGCTTGGAACGTAGCAGACCTGAATCAGATGAATTTGCCCCCCTGCCACGCCTTCTTTCAGTTTTATGTAGCAAACGGACGGTTAAGCCTGCAACTATATCAACGCAGCGCTGATATTTTCCTCGGTGTTCCTTTCAATATTGCTTCATACGCATTATTGCTGCAAATGATGGCACAAGTGACGGGATTGAAAGCCGGAGATTTCGTCCATACTCTCGGTGATGCACATATCTACCTGAACCATCTGGAACAAGTGCAACTCCAATTATCACGAGAACCTCGTCCATTGCCACAAATGAAGATCAATCCGGATGTAAAAAACATCTTCGACTTCAAATTTGAGGACTTTGAATTAGTGAACTATAACCCGCATCCGCATATTGCCGGAACAGTAGCCGTGTAA
- a CDS encoding DUF5056 domain-containing protein, whose protein sequence is MTEIDNDKLLHDFFAENKQEIADNGFSRRVMHGLPGRSNHPARIWSAFIMTVTAALFIWLGGLEAAWETIREVLIGMINHDIANLDPKSVMIAAVVLLFMVTRKIASMA, encoded by the coding sequence ATGACAGAAATAGACAATGATAAGCTCTTACACGATTTCTTCGCAGAAAACAAGCAGGAAATAGCAGATAACGGATTCAGTCGTCGTGTCATGCACGGCTTACCCGGTCGTAGCAATCATCCGGCTCGTATTTGGAGCGCTTTCATAATGACTGTAACGGCCGCACTCTTTATATGGTTAGGCGGCTTGGAAGCAGCTTGGGAAACCATAAGGGAAGTTCTTATCGGTATGATTAACCATGACATTGCTAACCTTGATCCGAAATCAGTTATGATTGCAGCCGTTGTACTATTATTCATGGTCACACGCAAGATTGCTTCAATGGCATAA
- a CDS encoding DUF6249 domain-containing protein, which yields MKNFLLALMVVLTTCTLAVAQTTIVRDSVGKVKVTVTKDNKADTNHTAVTVIGVDTADTDSAEIDANSSNVSNTHGKASFTFESDDSDFPFNNVGAGSILVVIIAIVAVFGFPVFILFVIFFFRYKNRKARYRLAEQALAAGQPLPAEFIRETKTVDSCSQGIKNTFTGIGLFIFLWAITGAFGIGAVGLLVTFMGIGQWIIGSKQQAQDTNATRMYTDNKDEKKNPNNVGNDSFAIIPSESEEKAKEVNEEKNDENK from the coding sequence ATGAAGAATTTTCTATTAGCATTGATGGTTGTACTGACCACTTGCACACTAGCAGTCGCCCAAACTACCATTGTCAGGGATTCTGTCGGGAAAGTAAAAGTTACTGTGACCAAGGACAATAAAGCAGATACGAACCATACTGCTGTCACAGTGATTGGTGTAGATACAGCAGATACTGATTCTGCAGAGATAGATGCAAACTCAAGTAATGTAAGCAACACTCATGGTAAAGCCAGCTTCACATTCGAATCGGACGACAGTGATTTCCCATTCAATAATGTCGGCGCTGGTAGCATTCTGGTAGTAATCATAGCAATCGTTGCCGTATTCGGATTTCCGGTATTCATTCTATTTGTAATCTTCTTCTTCCGTTATAAAAACCGAAAAGCACGTTATCGCCTTGCCGAACAGGCACTTGCTGCCGGCCAACCGCTTCCGGCAGAGTTTATCCGCGAAACCAAAACGGTCGATTCGTGTTCGCAAGGCATCAAGAACACCTTTACAGGTATCGGTCTTTTCATCTTCCTTTGGGCAATCACCGGCGCATTCGGAATTGGGGCTGTCGGTTTACTCGTTACATTCATGGGTATCGGACAATGGATTATCGGTAGTAAACAACAGGCTCAAGATACAAATGCTACCCGGATGTATACGGACAATAAGGATGAAAAAAAGAACCCGAATAACGTTGGAAACGATAGTTTCGCAATCATTCCTTCCGAATCTGAAGAGAAGGCCAAAGAAGTAAACGAAGAAAAGAACGACGAGAATAAATGA
- a CDS encoding MotA/TolQ/ExbB proton channel family protein: protein MKKLFAIVAVIGVFTFGSIQFAQAQDAPAAEQTEQQAAPAAEATTAPAAPAAEEGGIHKELKVKFIEGTASFMSLVAIALVIGLAFCIERIIYLSLAEINTKKFMASIEAALEKGDVEAAKDIARNTRGPVASIYYQGLMRIDQGIDVVEKSVVSYGGVQAGYLEKGCSWITLFIAMAPSLGFLGTVIGMVQAFDKIQQVGDISPTVVAGGMKVALITTIFGLIVALILQVFYNYVLSKIEALTSEMEDSSISLLDMVIKYNLKYKK, encoded by the coding sequence ATGAAAAAGTTATTTGCAATTGTTGCTGTGATTGGGGTCTTCACTTTTGGCTCAATTCAATTTGCTCAGGCTCAAGATGCTCCTGCAGCAGAACAAACTGAACAACAAGCTGCTCCTGCCGCTGAAGCTACTACTGCTCCTGCTGCTCCTGCCGCAGAAGAAGGTGGTATTCACAAGGAACTCAAAGTTAAATTCATCGAAGGTACTGCATCTTTCATGAGTTTGGTAGCTATCGCTTTGGTGATCGGTTTGGCTTTCTGCATCGAACGTATCATTTATTTGAGCTTGGCTGAAATCAACACAAAGAAATTCATGGCATCTATCGAGGCTGCTTTGGAAAAAGGTGATGTTGAAGCCGCTAAAGACATCGCTCGTAACACCAGAGGCCCGGTTGCTTCCATCTATTATCAAGGTCTGATGAGAATTGATCAGGGTATTGATGTAGTTGAGAAGTCAGTTGTATCTTACGGTGGTGTACAGGCAGGTTACCTTGAAAAAGGATGTTCTTGGATCACACTGTTTATCGCAATGGCTCCGTCACTCGGATTCTTGGGTACTGTAATCGGTATGGTGCAGGCATTTGATAAGATCCAACAGGTAGGTGATATCTCTCCGACGGTTGTTGCAGGTGGTATGAAAGTTGCCTTGATTACAACTATCTTCGGTTTGATCGTTGCCTTGATTCTTCAAGTATTCTACAACTATGTACTTTCTAAAATTGAGGCTCTTACAAGTGAAATGGAAGATTCTTCTATCTCTTTGCTTGACATGGTAATCAAATATAATTTGAAATATAAAAAATAA